In Saccharothrix syringae, the following are encoded in one genomic region:
- the mobF gene encoding MobF family relaxase, protein MAYVKPIGFNPVEIDYRLGEHDSCSGSDRERPLSTHPQGGPTGLLWIGQGLHEVGITPLSPLTRDQFPQARALATGRHPYTGEVLVEPKKAVPEDAKLPISPLVRAVHGIAAQAGVPVSDVLAERKLRDMFATAERVWRADGETARLRADHAGLILDAVGLAPDEVWQPGAFTQATANLFTIVQTTGHTGKPRNKRVPRRVITGNAAYDLTVDIPKSDSTFLAIATPELAAQAEPMFLQQVLRTFDWLEARTAYGMRGKHGQGKTAATVPGSGFLGWAIVERTARPVEGMPVGDPHWHVHLTLANMTRGTEDGKWSTIAAGGRDLIRHAPVVQHMVHALIRHQMTTRFGVRYRRSERTGRWEIAGIPDETLRQFSKRNTDIRALLTHLGHDPQTATRVQQDLAARLTRRPKHAPGRAHGNYIDAPDATLQDIWQGQELAAGRDPAEHLRRVLAGGHLPEDGEQPEPEPVVTAETIAQRLLDPAAGLTSHSRRFTRADALRHVADAMPGGYPSPEAIEAMTERVLAHLDFVRLPQGAELVHGVGTKRSLAAQHMANAQQFTTTDVVEAEKIILRAARASHPEQSPVRVTDPDLLQMALDTVEAGQGYPLSDEQRAAVTRLATDGRMIDTVNGAPGTGKTTLLRALRTILEAAGYTVQGAATAAVAARNLQAESGIPSRTLTSLLSTTEDPDSTVLTGVDVLVVDEANLTDDRDRARLYQRAARTGTRIIEVGDRLQLRGVGAGSLFGHVHRLVDGPELVDNRRQREEDEREAIALWREGRYSEALAIWMLKNRLVATDTTSEATAAMLATWAQMRAGAPDPHTEIRGLVMLSATRDMVDRLNHGAQALRLADGELGPGRTYALRRGGEIRFHVGDHVLMRINAVQRRTLADTDVLNGYRAVVTAIADDGTLTVEWQEDAADGRTTRLGRLTPEYIARGGVSLGYAMTVHKSEGLTVGDQWRGPDGEWSGGTLLFHAAGADNPAAHVATSRHRSAVHLFAPLDALDAEREATNRPRPGTRAERMERAVEKLARRARATETCPDDLPVVVQLGLAEFRDLTDAQAREQRSRDAEAAAREADRRRQERAERSTQAKQARVERAERDQRLRGRAAELLRDVWRHEPDLVERIIAAAAFSSVARRLAEVEDSALNVHEVLAQVPLRTVASDAVTDPAAFTAWAVRDAAERLADGRVNAAHDQAERRQQWQLLRDQVADLVRETWTARPELAEAVITSATFDAVVRQLDRHAVGGLDARTLLARVPLAKVGRDNVEDPARLTAYFIKRTAGAHQWEADKAQRNSDRAAAERHRRRTAVEHLRQAWPDHPEVVDLVAGGPAFGALAQRIEQAAEAGIDVDAALRQVSPAEVSARWVKNPSAFTTSHFQRAAQHQIELAGRDPAAADQQPHPRAPEAQGVPHWADREHGRHDDEHLRRLLAVEQQRLAALDRAVTEARHNAEELRIQVTAEAGPAVRTLDDHLHRLREQADLVRQADDLETRWHAALERAENAAADRARTQHALDTLGPLARTRRTELSEQVKYHAEREEQAHADARDLAAQAARLHERTGPPDQRRHTLTRADAAEKDYEHARPRAQQRDLDTLTAAQDRAERLAAEHHSLTRRIDGLRDEIELRAGQPAEIREREQQERHTELVSARDRASRAAEPVAEHQRSVDDIEPAQISNDIEPQPGDQ, encoded by the coding sequence GTGGCTTACGTCAAGCCCATCGGCTTCAACCCTGTGGAGATTGACTACCGCCTCGGCGAGCACGACTCGTGCAGCGGCTCCGACCGTGAACGGCCACTGTCGACACACCCGCAGGGTGGTCCCACGGGTCTGCTATGGATCGGGCAAGGGCTGCACGAGGTCGGCATCACGCCGCTGAGTCCGCTGACCCGCGACCAGTTCCCCCAGGCACGGGCTCTCGCCACCGGACGGCACCCGTACACCGGCGAGGTGCTGGTGGAGCCCAAAAAGGCGGTCCCGGAGGACGCCAAGCTGCCGATCTCGCCCCTGGTGCGCGCCGTGCACGGCATCGCCGCCCAAGCCGGGGTACCGGTGTCGGACGTGCTCGCTGAGCGCAAGCTGCGCGACATGTTCGCCACCGCGGAGCGGGTGTGGCGGGCCGACGGAGAGACCGCGCGCCTGCGCGCCGACCACGCAGGTCTCATCCTCGACGCCGTAGGGCTGGCACCGGACGAGGTCTGGCAGCCCGGCGCCTTCACGCAAGCCACGGCGAACCTGTTCACCATCGTCCAGACCACCGGCCACACCGGAAAGCCGCGCAACAAGCGGGTGCCGCGACGCGTCATCACCGGCAACGCCGCCTACGACCTCACCGTCGACATCCCCAAGAGCGACTCGACCTTCCTGGCCATTGCCACCCCGGAACTGGCCGCGCAGGCGGAGCCGATGTTCCTCCAGCAGGTGCTGCGCACCTTCGACTGGCTCGAAGCACGCACCGCCTACGGCATGCGCGGCAAACACGGCCAAGGCAAGACCGCAGCCACCGTCCCAGGATCCGGCTTCCTGGGGTGGGCGATAGTCGAACGCACCGCCCGTCCGGTGGAGGGCATGCCCGTGGGCGATCCGCACTGGCACGTCCACCTCACCCTGGCCAACATGACCCGCGGCACCGAGGACGGCAAGTGGAGCACCATCGCCGCCGGCGGACGCGACCTGATCCGCCACGCCCCGGTGGTGCAACACATGGTGCACGCACTGATCCGCCACCAGATGACCACCAGATTCGGTGTACGCTACCGCCGCAGCGAACGCACCGGTCGCTGGGAGATCGCGGGCATCCCCGACGAGACACTGCGGCAGTTCAGCAAGCGCAACACCGACATCCGTGCGCTGCTCACCCATCTGGGACACGACCCGCAGACCGCGACCCGCGTCCAACAGGACCTTGCCGCCCGACTGACCCGCCGCCCCAAACACGCACCGGGACGTGCCCACGGCAACTACATCGACGCTCCCGACGCCACGCTCCAGGACATCTGGCAAGGGCAGGAACTGGCCGCCGGACGCGACCCCGCCGAGCATCTGCGGCGCGTCCTCGCAGGCGGTCACCTGCCCGAAGACGGCGAGCAACCCGAACCCGAGCCGGTCGTCACCGCCGAAACCATCGCGCAACGCCTGCTCGACCCGGCCGCCGGTCTGACCTCACACAGCCGGCGCTTCACCCGCGCCGACGCACTACGCCACGTCGCCGACGCGATGCCCGGCGGCTACCCCTCCCCCGAGGCGATCGAGGCCATGACCGAACGGGTCCTGGCGCACCTGGACTTCGTCCGACTGCCCCAGGGCGCGGAGCTGGTGCATGGGGTGGGCACGAAGCGCTCCCTGGCCGCTCAGCACATGGCCAACGCGCAGCAGTTCACCACCACCGACGTCGTCGAAGCCGAGAAGATCATCCTTCGCGCCGCGCGGGCCAGCCACCCCGAACAGTCACCAGTGCGCGTCACCGACCCCGACCTGCTCCAGATGGCGCTCGACACCGTCGAAGCCGGACAGGGCTACCCGCTCTCCGACGAGCAACGCGCCGCCGTGACCCGCCTGGCCACCGACGGCCGCATGATCGACACCGTCAACGGCGCCCCCGGCACCGGCAAAACCACCCTCCTGCGCGCCCTGCGCACCATCCTGGAGGCAGCCGGCTACACCGTGCAGGGCGCGGCCACCGCCGCCGTCGCCGCCCGCAACCTCCAAGCCGAATCCGGCATCCCCTCCCGCACCCTCACCTCGCTGCTCAGCACCACCGAGGACCCCGACAGCACCGTGCTCACCGGCGTCGACGTGCTCGTGGTCGACGAGGCCAACCTCACTGACGACCGCGACCGCGCCCGGCTCTACCAACGCGCCGCCCGCACCGGCACCCGCATCATCGAAGTCGGCGACAGGCTCCAGCTGCGCGGCGTCGGCGCGGGCAGCCTGTTCGGCCACGTCCACCGACTCGTCGACGGCCCCGAACTGGTCGACAACCGGCGCCAACGCGAGGAGGATGAACGCGAAGCCATCGCCCTGTGGCGGGAGGGCCGCTACAGCGAAGCCCTCGCGATCTGGATGCTCAAGAATCGGCTGGTCGCCACCGACACCACCTCCGAGGCCACCGCCGCCATGCTCGCCACCTGGGCGCAGATGCGCGCCGGAGCACCCGACCCGCACACCGAGATCCGCGGTCTGGTCATGCTCAGCGCCACCCGGGACATGGTCGACCGCCTCAACCACGGTGCCCAGGCACTGCGTCTGGCCGACGGCGAACTCGGTCCGGGCCGCACCTATGCGCTGCGCCGCGGCGGCGAGATCCGCTTCCACGTCGGCGACCACGTGCTGATGCGCATCAACGCCGTGCAGCGCCGCACGCTGGCCGACACCGACGTCCTCAACGGCTACCGCGCCGTCGTCACCGCCATCGCCGACGACGGCACCCTCACCGTCGAATGGCAGGAGGACGCAGCCGACGGCCGCACCACCCGCCTGGGCAGACTCACGCCCGAGTACATCGCCCGCGGCGGCGTCTCCCTCGGCTACGCCATGACCGTGCACAAGAGTGAGGGCCTCACCGTCGGCGACCAGTGGCGCGGCCCCGACGGCGAATGGTCCGGCGGCACGCTGCTCTTCCACGCCGCCGGAGCCGACAACCCCGCAGCCCACGTCGCGACCAGTCGACACCGCAGTGCCGTCCACCTCTTCGCACCACTGGACGCCCTGGACGCCGAACGCGAAGCGACCAACCGGCCCAGGCCGGGCACCCGCGCGGAGCGGATGGAACGCGCCGTCGAGAAGCTGGCCCGTCGTGCCCGCGCCACCGAAACCTGCCCTGACGACCTCCCCGTCGTCGTCCAACTCGGCTTGGCGGAGTTCCGCGACCTCACCGACGCCCAAGCCCGGGAGCAACGCTCCCGGGACGCCGAAGCCGCGGCACGCGAAGCCGACCGTCGCCGTCAGGAACGCGCGGAACGCAGCACCCAGGCCAAGCAGGCACGTGTCGAACGTGCCGAGCGGGACCAGCGGTTGCGTGGGCGTGCGGCGGAGCTGCTACGCGACGTGTGGCGCCATGAGCCCGATCTGGTGGAGCGGATCATCGCCGCGGCGGCCTTCAGCAGCGTGGCGCGACGGCTGGCCGAAGTCGAAGACTCGGCCTTGAACGTGCACGAGGTATTGGCCCAGGTACCGCTGCGCACCGTCGCCTCCGACGCTGTCACCGACCCCGCGGCGTTCACCGCGTGGGCCGTACGCGACGCCGCCGAACGCCTCGCCGACGGCCGCGTCAACGCCGCACACGATCAGGCCGAACGCCGACAGCAGTGGCAGCTACTGCGCGACCAGGTCGCCGACCTGGTGCGTGAGACCTGGACCGCACGCCCCGAACTGGCCGAAGCCGTCATCACCAGCGCCACGTTCGACGCCGTCGTGCGCCAGCTCGACCGGCACGCGGTCGGCGGACTCGACGCCCGCACCCTGCTGGCACGCGTCCCGCTGGCCAAGGTCGGCCGCGACAACGTCGAAGACCCGGCGCGCCTGACCGCCTACTTCATCAAGCGCACCGCCGGCGCCCACCAGTGGGAAGCCGACAAGGCGCAGCGGAACAGCGACCGGGCAGCCGCCGAGCGCCACCGCCGACGCACCGCCGTCGAACACCTGCGCCAGGCGTGGCCCGACCATCCCGAGGTCGTCGACCTCGTCGCAGGAGGGCCCGCGTTCGGCGCGCTCGCCCAACGGATCGAACAAGCCGCCGAAGCAGGCATCGATGTGGACGCCGCACTACGCCAGGTCTCGCCCGCCGAGGTGAGTGCACGCTGGGTCAAGAACCCCTCGGCGTTCACCACCAGCCACTTCCAACGCGCCGCACAACACCAGATCGAACTCGCCGGGCGCGATCCCGCTGCCGCCGATCAACAGCCGCACCCCCGCGCCCCTGAAGCACAGGGCGTGCCGCACTGGGCCGATCGCGAACACGGCCGCCACGACGACGAGCACCTGCGGCGCCTGCTCGCCGTCGAACAGCAACGCCTCGCCGCACTCGACCGAGCAGTCACCGAAGCTCGCCACAACGCCGAAGAACTACGTATCCAGGTTACCGCCGAAGCCGGTCCGGCCGTGCGGACACTCGACGACCACCTGCACCGGCTCCGCGAGCAAGCCGACCTGGTGCGTCAAGCCGACGACCTCGAAACACGCTGGCACGCCGCACTGGAACGCGCCGAAAACGCCGCCGCCGACCGCGCCCGCACCCAACACGCCCTCGACACCCTCGGACCACTGGCCCGCACACGCCGCACAGAGCTGTCCGAGCAGGTCAAATACCACGCTGAACGGGAAGAACAGGCGCACGCCGACGCCCGCGACCTCGCCGCCCAGGCGGCCCGGCTCCACGAACGCACCGGCCCTCCCGACCAGCGCCGCCACACCCTCACCCGAGCCGACGCGGCGGAAAAGGACTACGAACACGCGCGCCCCAGAGCACAACAGCGAGACCTCGACACCCTCACCGCCGCCCAGGACCGCGCCGAACGCCTCGCCGCCGAACACCACAGCCTCACCAGGCGCATCGACGGCCTGCGCGACGAGATCGAACTGCGGGCCGGACAACCTGCGGAAATACGCGAGCGAGAGCAGCAGGAACGCCACACCGAACTGGTCTCCGCGCGCGATCGAGCCAGCCGGGCAGCGGAGCCGGTCGCCGAGCACCAGCGAAGCGTCGACGACATCGAGCCAGCACAGATCAGCAATGACATCGAGCCGCAGCCGGGCGACCAGTGA
- a CDS encoding type IV secretory system conjugative DNA transfer family protein, producing the protein MVIAGRHRTTLEQRRRRAAGLLLALAGAIAAVWLAAGLLAVVDGQGWHPPRLHLHSPTGGDSGLLDLPTYQPPSPTATSDPAAPSTTTNVGLPGPDENGSRWQVTVQWPVRPLWAFTAGLPLWAAWLAFVVAPVAGYRREGLASTHEVRRTLGRRQARRKGRVTWPRSRWWTRLTMPTAAFGYRLGRPLRPWAPWVPLWAHFEHNIRILGRTGWGKTLRLLIPIIRDLPGPAMVLSIEPAVFTHTVLARRHRPARPMRAPLRWLPGHRRTREYPIAAVDFSDPTNRFTAGFPQVRWNPINGCADFAVATRRAYALVAGSDTASTQRRTSDDDVFFRNSASEVLAAWLYAAALGGYGLDEITQWLSDTQHTTPRRVLAEHPHTDRTALLALTTHLSTRADRTTSGVERYLALTINALVSREGRAFCDVDPDQSFDMTGFVREGGTVYVLADPDRVHRIRPLLSLFTAEMFIAARTAALAHPGGRLPVPFVAVLDELRHSVVVPTLPYIGNTMRKHGVHFIYSVQSSSQEDELYGAQADSLRASASVTIVGGLDMTVAPELATRAGNAALVERARERGGDQVSRVDSLPVSEQQRLADGRAVIAPRGAGLFVASTPTIYQRRALRHRIRREVAAVDAIVQEANSREHSRRRGAAAAVAVQATFTPPGDVQP; encoded by the coding sequence ATGGTGATCGCCGGAAGGCACCGCACGACGCTGGAGCAACGTCGACGCCGCGCGGCGGGGTTGCTGCTCGCCCTGGCCGGCGCGATCGCGGCCGTGTGGCTGGCCGCAGGGCTGCTCGCCGTGGTCGACGGGCAGGGATGGCACCCACCCCGGCTCCATCTGCACTCGCCGACCGGCGGTGACAGCGGACTGCTGGACCTGCCGACCTACCAGCCGCCGTCCCCGACTGCCACCTCCGACCCGGCCGCGCCCTCGACGACGACCAACGTTGGGCTTCCGGGACCGGACGAGAACGGATCCCGGTGGCAGGTGACCGTCCAGTGGCCGGTGCGCCCGCTGTGGGCGTTCACAGCCGGCCTGCCGCTGTGGGCGGCGTGGCTGGCGTTCGTGGTCGCACCTGTAGCCGGATACCGACGCGAAGGGCTGGCGAGCACCCACGAGGTGCGGCGCACGCTCGGCCGTCGACAGGCACGCCGCAAAGGGCGTGTCACCTGGCCACGAAGCCGATGGTGGACCCGCCTGACCATGCCCACCGCCGCGTTCGGCTACCGCCTGGGACGACCGTTGCGCCCGTGGGCGCCGTGGGTGCCGCTGTGGGCGCACTTCGAGCACAACATCCGCATCCTCGGCCGCACCGGCTGGGGCAAAACCCTGCGCCTGCTCATCCCCATCATCCGCGACCTGCCCGGCCCGGCCATGGTCCTCAGCATCGAACCCGCCGTGTTCACCCACACCGTCCTGGCCCGCCGCCACCGCCCCGCACGCCCGATGCGGGCGCCGCTACGGTGGCTGCCCGGCCATCGCCGGACGCGTGAATACCCGATCGCCGCGGTGGACTTCTCCGACCCGACCAACCGGTTCACCGCAGGCTTCCCCCAGGTGCGCTGGAACCCGATCAACGGGTGCGCCGACTTCGCCGTGGCCACCCGCCGCGCCTATGCCCTGGTCGCCGGCTCCGACACCGCGAGTACCCAGCGGCGCACCAGTGACGACGACGTCTTCTTCCGCAACTCCGCCAGCGAGGTCCTGGCTGCCTGGCTGTACGCGGCGGCGCTGGGCGGCTACGGCCTGGACGAGATCACCCAGTGGCTGTCCGACACCCAGCACACCACCCCACGCCGCGTGCTCGCCGAGCACCCGCACACCGACCGCACCGCCCTGCTCGCGCTGACCACCCACCTGAGCACCCGCGCCGACCGCACCACCTCCGGCGTCGAGCGCTACCTCGCGCTCACCATCAACGCCCTCGTCAGCCGCGAAGGCCGCGCGTTCTGCGACGTCGACCCGGACCAGTCGTTCGACATGACAGGCTTCGTCCGCGAGGGCGGCACCGTCTACGTGCTGGCCGACCCCGACCGCGTACACCGGATCAGGCCCTTGCTGTCGCTGTTCACCGCGGAGATGTTCATCGCCGCCCGCACCGCGGCACTCGCCCATCCCGGAGGCAGACTGCCCGTTCCGTTCGTCGCGGTGCTGGACGAGCTGCGCCACAGCGTCGTGGTGCCCACCCTGCCCTACATCGGCAACACCATGCGCAAACACGGCGTGCACTTCATCTACTCTGTGCAGAGCAGCAGCCAGGAGGACGAACTCTACGGAGCCCAAGCCGACAGCCTGCGCGCCTCGGCCAGCGTCACGATCGTCGGCGGACTGGACATGACCGTCGCCCCGGAACTGGCAACCCGGGCAGGCAACGCGGCGCTCGTCGAACGAGCCCGCGAACGGGGCGGCGACCAGGTCAGCCGGGTCGACAGCCTGCCGGTGTCGGAACAACAGCGCTTGGCCGACGGCCGCGCGGTGATCGCCCCACGCGGGGCAGGATTGTTCGTAGCCTCCACACCCACGATCTACCAACGCCGCGCACTGCGCCACCGCATCCGCCGCGAGGTCGCCGCAGTCGACGCGATCGTCCAAGAAGCCAACAGTCGCGAACACAGCCGCCGCCGCGGAGCCGCCGCCGCGGTTGCCGTGCAAGCCACCTTCACCCCTCCCGGAGACGTCCAACCGTGA
- a CDS encoding C40 family peptidase, with the protein MVKGLLGGAAALFSLLLLVALLSAGAQDAEATPPRGGCTVTTPPAGQTDGQTTASGDQVEATLNADQMAVARTIVAVGKGLGVTRRGTAIALATAMQESTLDPNAVSGRSLGLFQQQGELYAGVNRTDPADTARAFYEQLLKRVPNYDDPAVALADGAQTVQASGAGASWYARWHGWATALAAQLYDGTPAQGGTGGIVCAPGGGSGPIRIMVSGTTITLPAEAGILGTLTMPNERVTTVVASALSYLGTRYSWGGGNAAGPTVGIRDGGVADAHGDFENVGFDCSGLMVYAFAQIGVTLPRVSQDQQQFGRSLPWEQAQPGDMLFWGRPATHVALYLGTLNGVHYMVEAPQSGDVVKVSLVRTRVAGFDSSVVRAW; encoded by the coding sequence ATGGTCAAGGGCCTCCTCGGCGGCGCAGCCGCCCTGTTCAGCCTGCTTCTCCTGGTCGCCCTGCTCAGCGCCGGCGCGCAGGACGCGGAAGCGACCCCGCCCCGTGGCGGCTGCACCGTCACCACCCCACCTGCCGGTCAGACGGACGGGCAGACAACAGCATCGGGTGACCAGGTGGAAGCCACGCTGAACGCCGACCAGATGGCCGTCGCGCGCACCATCGTCGCCGTCGGCAAGGGCCTGGGCGTAACACGGCGCGGTACCGCGATCGCCCTGGCCACGGCGATGCAGGAGTCGACGCTGGACCCGAACGCGGTCTCCGGGCGCAGCCTCGGGCTGTTCCAACAGCAGGGCGAGCTGTACGCAGGCGTCAACCGAACCGATCCGGCCGACACCGCTAGGGCGTTCTACGAGCAACTGCTCAAGCGGGTTCCGAACTACGACGACCCGGCGGTGGCGCTGGCCGACGGCGCGCAGACCGTGCAGGCATCCGGTGCCGGGGCCTCCTGGTACGCCCGATGGCACGGGTGGGCCACCGCGCTGGCCGCCCAGCTCTACGACGGCACCCCCGCCCAAGGTGGTACCGGCGGCATCGTCTGCGCGCCCGGTGGCGGCTCGGGACCGATTCGCATCATGGTCAGCGGCACCACCATCACTCTGCCCGCCGAAGCCGGGATCCTCGGCACGCTCACCATGCCCAACGAACGAGTCACCACCGTGGTGGCCTCGGCGCTGAGCTACCTGGGCACCCGCTACTCCTGGGGCGGCGGCAACGCCGCCGGCCCCACCGTGGGCATCCGCGACGGCGGCGTCGCCGACGCCCACGGCGACTTCGAGAACGTCGGCTTCGACTGCTCCGGCCTGATGGTCTACGCCTTCGCCCAGATCGGCGTCACGCTGCCGCGGGTCTCCCAGGACCAGCAGCAGTTCGGCCGCTCGCTGCCCTGGGAGCAGGCCCAGCCCGGGGACATGCTGTTCTGGGGACGCCCGGCCACCCACGTGGCGCTCTACCTGGGCACCCTCAACGGCGTCCACTACATGGTCGAAGCACCCCAGAGCGGAGACGTCGTCAAGGTCAGCCTCGTGCGTACCCGCGTCGCGGGGTTCGATTCGTCGGTGGTGCGCGCATGGTGA
- a CDS encoding LuxR C-terminal-related transcriptional regulator — protein MTALTEDARGFNLKPGHEVGEDEVCLWRTAVRVITFRLRDKVPFIDLHDVIQDAVTKFFTRLTPEERKRITHQWAYLRRVADNAAVDYYRARDTDVLVESWDDFETVEVGRIVQNPFIEHMQKLHLMELVDRIAPDMTEALELFLDGYELAEVADITGRSRKAVHSAFREIVMHLDIRREVENEPVTATLPEGHSEIARAVRSLGPRQAEVLRMSADGLKPRMIAEILSIDNNAVRANKSIAIKSLREKLGLPSSEEVLNRVRELDWGAAPATR, from the coding sequence ATGACCGCATTGACCGAAGATGCCCGCGGTTTCAACCTCAAGCCTGGCCACGAGGTGGGCGAGGATGAAGTGTGCCTCTGGCGCACCGCAGTCCGCGTGATCACGTTCCGCCTGCGTGACAAGGTCCCCTTCATCGACCTTCACGACGTGATTCAAGACGCCGTGACCAAGTTCTTCACACGGCTGACCCCTGAGGAGCGGAAGCGGATCACTCACCAGTGGGCCTACCTGCGCAGAGTCGCCGACAATGCAGCGGTCGACTACTACCGAGCCCGTGACACGGACGTCCTGGTCGAGTCATGGGACGACTTCGAGACGGTTGAAGTCGGCCGAATCGTTCAGAACCCCTTCATCGAGCACATGCAGAAACTCCACCTCATGGAACTGGTGGACAGGATCGCGCCCGACATGACCGAGGCCCTGGAACTCTTCCTCGACGGCTATGAGTTGGCCGAGGTCGCCGACATCACCGGCCGGTCCCGCAAAGCGGTCCACTCGGCCTTTCGGGAGATTGTGATGCACCTCGACATCCGCCGCGAAGTGGAGAACGAACCGGTCACCGCCACGCTCCCGGAAGGGCACAGTGAGATCGCCCGAGCCGTCCGCTCCCTGGGGCCGAGACAAGCAGAAGTGCTGCGGATGTCCGCCGACGGACTGAAGCCTCGCATGATCGCAGAAATCCTGAGCATCGACAACAACGCGGTCAGGGCCAACAAGTCCATAGCCATCAAGTCTCTCCGCGAGAAGCTCGGCCTGCCCTCTTCAGAGGAGGTCCTCAACCGGGTGCGCGAGCTCGACTGGGGGGCAGCACCTGCCACTCGCTAG